In Irregularibacter muris, the genomic stretch ATAGTCCTAAATATAAAGAATTAAGAAGGAAATGAACCTGCAGTAAATTTAACATGTACCAAAATACTAGGAAATATAAAGAATATAATTTGTCTATAGAGATATGTAATAGGTATTTGCAGTTTTCAAATCAAGTGTTTTTACTAATATATTTTCTCTTCAAATGGGGGGACCTAGATACTTACGACATCATTATTATCTTTTTCAAGACTTTCAAATACCTTTAAGTGGGTAAGAGAGATTTGTTATTGTGTAATAAATAAGTAATGCTAAGAATATATCACGAGAGGAGAGGTGAAAATGGTAATACCATTTATTACATTTAATGGAGAGTGCAATAAGGCTCTAGAATTTTATCAAAATGTATTTAATAGCAAAGTTAGTATGTTACAGCAATATGAGGAGTATATTCCAGAAGATATTGACACACCTCCAGAAAGTCTTAGTTCATGGATTTTACATGCTGAGATGGAGATATGTGGTACCAAATTTTGGTTTGCTGATGATGTAAGTTCAGTATCAAAGGGGAATATAGTGAGGCTAGTAATAACAGTATCTACTGCGGAAGAAGCTAGGAAGATTTTTGAGTTGCTAAGGGAGGAAGGCCATATTTCCCTACCTCCAGTGGAAACATTTTATAGTACATTTCATGCTGCACTGACGGATAAATTTGGAGTGAGTTGGAATATTGTGGCGGAAGAATCACCTGATAAAAACTAAACATAGTGGTTCATGAAAAAAATGGATAAAAAGTTAAGGATATAGGTAGTAGAAGAGAAGCATAAAGGGTACAAATTTTGGCGTGAAAAGAGATAGGTTAAAGTGAATGGAGTAAGAAAATATATGGAGATAGAAGAGTATGTAGTAATTCGAAAATATAAGCAATCTGATTGTAAGGATTTATCTGAATTGTTTTACAACACAGTGCATTCTATAAATGCAAAGGATTATACAAAAGAGCAGCTAAATGCTTGGGCAACAGGAAGGGTAGATTTAACAGAATGGAACAAATCATTATTAGAGCATTATTCTATTGTTGCAGTTAAAGATGAAGTTATCGTAGGGTTTGGAGATATAGATAAGACGGGATATCTTGATAGGTTGTACGTACATAAGAACTATCAAAATCAAGGAATTGCTACGGCTATTTGTAACGAATTAGAACAAGCATTTGATGGAATAAAGATAACTACACATGCTTCGGTTACAGCACAACCTTTCTTTATTGGCAGAGGGTACAAAGTAGTTAAAGAACAACAAGTTGTCAGAGAAGGAATTGCTTTGACAAATTATCTTATGGAGAAATAAATTTCAGATAGCGTGAAAGCGCATCAATATGGGTAATTGTAGAAAGAGCAAAGTCAATAATATTAGAATTTGGCGCTGACTAGAATTCTAATTACTTATATCCAGAAAGGGAGAAATCAAGATGGATAACCATAATAAAACAAATAATGGAGATCTCGAAAAAAATATCCATGAACTAGAGGATAAAGATATGGATAAAAGTGATAAAAACCAAACAAATTATTTAGGTGTTTTTTTACCTATAGGGACCGCACTGGGCGTTTCGTTTGGAATTATATTCGATAATTTAGCCATAGGGATTTCTATTGGTACTGCACTTGGTGTATTGATGGGTACAATCGTTCAATCTACAAAAACCGAAAAATAGCAATCATAAGTGCATGAATGAGTACAAGAGTGAGGGGAAGTTAAAGGATTCCTGAATAATTAGATTCTCTTGTTTGAAAGATGGCCTGTAAATCATAAACATAAAATGATTTACAGGCTTATTTCTTCTTGCAGTTTATGTAAAAACTGTTTTGCAGCGTTAGAAAACACCTGATACTTTTTCCATACAATATTCAGATGTGCTTCTAATCGTGGTTCTAGAGGCTTAAAACAGAGATCACTGGCACTGGTGGTATTTACTAGTTTATCCAGACATAAAGCATAACCGATCCCTTCTTCTACCATGAGGGTAGCATTATAAATCAGGTTATAGGTGGCTACAATATTAAGCTTTTCAAAATCATTACCGAACCATCCTGATATTTCATTCCCTGAAAGGGCTTGTCTAGAGCAGATCAGGGGTATATCATGTAGATTCTCTGGTCGGATGCTGTCTAAATGAGACAGTGGGCTATCTTTTTTCATTAGCAGGCCCCATGTATCTGTTGTAGGGAGATGCAGATAGTCATAATTTTGAATATTTGCTGTCCCAATAAGAACGCCAAAGTCCAACAATCCTTTATCCAAACGTTCAGTTACATCAGCTGCATTGCCGCTGTATAGATGATATTGAATATGGGGATGCTCCTCTTGGAGTTTCCGTACTACTCCTGCAATGAGACGCATGGAATCTGTTTCACCTCCGCCAATATAGACATCTCCACTGATGACCTCATCCTTACTGCTAATTTCTGATTCAGTTTTATCCACAAGCTCCATAATTTCCTGTGCCCTTTTACGAAGCAAGACTCCTTCTTCCGTGAGGGTGATTCTTCTATTGCCACGTATAAGGAGTTTCTTCCCAAGTTCTTCTTCTAATTCCATCAGCTGTTTTGAAAGGGTAGGCTGTGTTACATTTAGGATTTTAGCTGCTCCTGTAATACTCTCTTCCCTTGCAACTGCCAAAAAATAACGTAAAACTCGAAATTCCATCTCTTAATCCTCCAATCTTTAAATAGAGTATATCCTCTTTTGGTATTCCTGTAAACTATGGGAATCTATTCATTATAAGTATTTGTTATCTGTTTTGGTTTAATTTATAATAAAAAGTGAGGAAATACTAGGCATACTGATTTGTGTCTCACAAAAACAAAATATCATTTAATAAGCTAGAAAGTTTTAAAAAAGATTTCAATTACTTATAAACTTCTCACAGTTTTATATACTGTCACGACAAGTAAAGGTTTAAGACGACAAGGTATGGGGCAAAGGTGATGCCCAAAATGATGAAATTATGAAAAGAGTT encodes the following:
- a CDS encoding LysR family transcriptional regulator, encoding MEFRVLRYFLAVAREESITGAAKILNVTQPTLSKQLMELEEELGKKLLIRGNRRITLTEEGVLLRKRAQEIMELVDKTESEISSKDEVISGDVYIGGGETDSMRLIAGVVRKLQEEHPHIQYHLYSGNAADVTERLDKGLLDFGVLIGTANIQNYDYLHLPTTDTWGLLMKKDSPLSHLDSIRPENLHDIPLICSRQALSGNEISGWFGNDFEKLNIVATYNLIYNATLMVEEGIGYALCLDKLVNTTSASDLCFKPLEPRLEAHLNIVWKKYQVFSNAAKQFLHKLQEEISL
- a CDS encoding VOC family protein, whose amino-acid sequence is MVIPFITFNGECNKALEFYQNVFNSKVSMLQQYEEYIPEDIDTPPESLSSWILHAEMEICGTKFWFADDVSSVSKGNIVRLVITVSTAEEARKIFELLREEGHISLPPVETFYSTFHAALTDKFGVSWNIVAEESPDKN
- a CDS encoding GNAT family N-acetyltransferase, whose protein sequence is MEIEEYVVIRKYKQSDCKDLSELFYNTVHSINAKDYTKEQLNAWATGRVDLTEWNKSLLEHYSIVAVKDEVIVGFGDIDKTGYLDRLYVHKNYQNQGIATAICNELEQAFDGIKITTHASVTAQPFFIGRGYKVVKEQQVVREGIALTNYLMEK